A genome region from Streptomyces antimycoticus includes the following:
- a CDS encoding TetR/AcrR family transcriptional regulator, producing MAGTAEGTVRRGRGRPPRLSREQIVRSAAELALREPEVALTVKRVAEAVGSAPMALYRYFPDRDDLLQAVADRVLAETQHKDPPGETWQERLRAWMHSSRDYLLPHRQLLPYMAATQQPARISSLVTLTRMLRPLRLTEDDLALAVTLIGSTVIGHAVYETHRGPVSARKLDALSEALALYPQEEREVVAPLLSRLPRAQSRLYDVVVDRTVAAIEALATE from the coding sequence ATGGCCGGGACCGCGGAGGGGACCGTCCGCAGGGGACGGGGGCGCCCGCCCCGCCTGTCGCGCGAGCAGATCGTCCGCAGCGCCGCCGAGCTGGCGCTCCGCGAGCCGGAGGTCGCGCTGACCGTCAAGAGGGTCGCCGAGGCGGTCGGTTCCGCCCCCATGGCGCTCTACCGCTACTTCCCCGATCGCGACGATCTCCTCCAGGCCGTGGCCGACCGGGTCCTGGCCGAGACCCAGCACAAGGATCCGCCGGGGGAGACCTGGCAGGAGCGGCTGCGCGCCTGGATGCACAGCAGTCGCGACTATCTGCTGCCCCACCGCCAGCTGCTCCCCTATATGGCCGCCACCCAGCAGCCCGCCCGGATCTCCTCCCTGGTGACCCTGACCCGGATGCTGCGCCCCCTGCGGCTGACCGAGGACGATCTCGCGCTGGCGGTGACCCTCATCGGCTCCACCGTCATCGGTCACGCGGTCTACGAGACCCACCGCGGACCCGTCTCCGCCCGCAAACTGGACGCCCTGAGCGAGGCGCTGGCCCTCTACCCCCAGGAGGAGCGGGAAGTGGTCGCCCCGCTGCTGTCGAGGCTGCCGCGGGCGCAGAGCAGGCTGTACGACGTGGTGGTGGACCGTACGGTCGCCGCCATCGAGGCGCTGGCGACGGAATGA
- a CDS encoding SDR family NAD(P)-dependent oxidoreductase gives MGRRIVVSGGGTGIGLAAAETFAAEGDRVVILGRRAEVLRTAADKLNAAYGPDLVTWTSADLSDPEQTRRAAEFIAADGGVDVVVTNAGGNVAASNDGTLEGIADQYQRNFAANVLTAVLLTEALLPHLTRPGGRIVHLSSVAALRGPGSYGGTKAALHTYTFELAKRLGPEGVTANAVAPGYVEDTEFFGERGTPEFIAQQIGQTLTGQPGTPVEIAAAIRYLASPEAAYVTGQVLHINGGAQFGR, from the coding sequence ATGGGGCGACGGATCGTGGTGTCGGGCGGCGGTACCGGCATAGGACTGGCGGCCGCGGAGACCTTCGCCGCCGAAGGGGACCGGGTGGTCATCCTCGGGCGCCGCGCCGAGGTGCTGCGCACCGCGGCGGACAAGCTCAATGCCGCCTACGGCCCCGACCTGGTCACCTGGACCAGCGCGGACCTCAGCGACCCCGAGCAGACCCGGCGTGCCGCCGAGTTCATCGCGGCGGACGGTGGGGTGGACGTCGTCGTCACCAACGCCGGAGGCAATGTCGCGGCCTCCAACGACGGCACCCTGGAGGGCATCGCCGACCAGTACCAGCGGAACTTCGCGGCCAACGTGCTGACCGCCGTGCTGCTCACCGAGGCGCTGCTGCCCCACCTCACCCGGCCCGGCGGCCGGATCGTCCATCTGTCCTCGGTCGCGGCGCTGCGCGGCCCCGGATCGTACGGCGGCACCAAGGCCGCGCTGCACACCTACACCTTCGAGCTGGCCAAGCGGCTCGGCCCGGAGGGCGTCACCGCCAACGCGGTGGCCCCCGGCTATGTCGAGGACACCGAATTCTTCGGTGAGCGCGGCACGCCCGAGTTCATCGCCCAGCAGATCGGGCAGACGCTCACCGGACAGCCCGGGACGCCCGTCGAGATCGCGGCCGCCATCCGCTATCTGGCCTCCCCCGAGGCGGCGTACGTCACCGGCCAAGTCCTGCACATCAACGGCGGTGCCCAGTTCGGCCGCTGA
- a CDS encoding lamin tail domain-containing protein: MSAYTARIGAALAAGCALALLYPATPAGAAGSVHLSKIYYDSPGTDDRSTSSLNGEYVQIKNSTSRGVSLKGWVLVDASNHKYTFPSHTLGAGKTVTVRTGIGSDTSATKYQDRRAYVWNNDADKATLRKTGGSTVDTCSYNSSRVDYKIC; this comes from the coding sequence ATGTCCGCATACACCGCCCGCATCGGCGCGGCGCTCGCCGCCGGCTGCGCGCTCGCCCTGCTGTACCCGGCGACGCCCGCCGGTGCCGCGGGCTCCGTACACCTTTCCAAGATCTACTACGACTCGCCCGGCACGGACGACCGGAGCACCTCCAGCCTCAACGGCGAGTACGTCCAGATCAAGAACTCCACCTCGCGCGGGGTCAGCCTCAAGGGGTGGGTGCTCGTCGACGCGAGCAACCACAAGTACACCTTCCCGAGCCACACCCTCGGCGCGGGCAAGACCGTGACCGTCCGGACCGGCATCGGATCCGACACCTCGGCCACCAAGTACCAGGACCGCCGGGCGTACGTCTGGAACAACGACGCCGACAAGGCCACCCTCCGCAAGACCGGCGGCTCCACGGTCGACACCTGCTCGTACAACAGCAGCCGGGTCGACTACAAGATCTGCTGA
- a CDS encoding glycoside hydrolase family 65 protein: protein MADWVWEYEGYEPGEERLRESLCTLGNGYLATRGAASEAAADETHYPGTYVAGCYNRLTSVIGGRRVQNEDLVNLPNWLPLRYRVHDPQRPAGTGGWLTPDGDELTGYRQTLDLRHGTLLRRLRYTDRHGRVLHVDQERLVHMGDPHLAAMRITFRAEGWSGTVELESGLDSAVANTGVARYAALSGRHLIDRRTGAAGPDTVWLSCRTTTSEVRVAMAARTRAVRGAPTGSGQRLTESAVLRTLTVPVAPDAPVTVEKTVAVYTSKDPAMSDPTQAALDGVARAPEFGKLLASHHTAWEHLWREAALEVPGEAGHVLRLHLFHILQTLSPHTAELDVGVPARGLHGEAYRGHVFWDELFVLSYLNLHFPEVSRALLHYRHRRLPQACRAAADAGRAGAMYPWQSGGDGREETQTLHLNPRSGRWLPDHSRLQHHVGSAVAYNVWQYCQASGDTDFLYTKGAEMLVQIARFWADTAVLDPDHARYRIRGVVGPDEYHDGYPGTDRPGIDDNAYTNVTAAWVLDRALELARTLPEPRRRELFERVGLDRAEPERWEDVSRRLLVPFHRGIISQFEGYGELAELDWDGYRARYGDIRRLDRILESEGDSVNRYQASKQADALMLGYLFAPAELAGLFRRLGYALDDDVWGATVAYYLPRTSHGSTLSELVHGWVLVRARRAEAWRHCQEALLGDVADVQGGTTGEGIHLGAMGGTLDLVQRGLTGLETREDALWLDPVPLPELSGLSEYRFSVRYRGHWGVALRVRAGRLWISVPDSEESPIEVRLADRSLSVAPGESRWVPLPPG from the coding sequence GTGGCGGACTGGGTGTGGGAGTACGAGGGCTATGAGCCCGGCGAGGAGCGGCTGCGCGAGTCGCTGTGCACGCTCGGCAACGGCTATCTCGCCACCCGGGGCGCGGCCTCCGAGGCGGCCGCCGATGAGACGCACTACCCGGGCACCTATGTGGCGGGCTGCTACAACCGGCTGACGTCGGTGATCGGCGGACGGCGGGTCCAGAACGAGGACCTGGTCAACCTGCCGAACTGGCTCCCGCTGCGCTACCGCGTCCACGACCCGCAGCGGCCCGCCGGCACCGGCGGCTGGCTCACACCCGACGGGGACGAGCTGACCGGCTATCGGCAGACCCTCGACCTCCGGCACGGCACCCTCCTGCGGCGGCTGCGGTACACCGACCGGCACGGCCGGGTGCTCCACGTCGACCAGGAGCGGCTCGTCCACATGGGCGATCCGCACCTGGCGGCGATGCGCATCACCTTCCGGGCCGAGGGCTGGTCCGGCACCGTCGAGCTGGAGTCGGGGCTCGACAGTGCCGTGGCCAACACCGGCGTGGCCCGTTACGCCGCGCTGTCCGGCCGCCATCTCATCGACCGTCGCACCGGCGCCGCGGGCCCCGACACCGTCTGGCTGAGCTGCCGTACCACCACCTCCGAGGTGCGCGTGGCCATGGCCGCGCGCACCCGGGCCGTCCGCGGCGCGCCCACCGGCAGCGGGCAGCGGCTCACCGAGAGCGCGGTGCTGCGCACTCTGACCGTGCCGGTCGCGCCGGACGCTCCGGTCACCGTGGAGAAGACCGTGGCGGTGTACACCTCCAAGGACCCCGCGATGAGCGATCCGACCCAGGCCGCCCTCGACGGAGTCGCCCGGGCGCCGGAGTTCGGGAAGCTGCTCGCCTCCCACCACACCGCATGGGAACACCTGTGGCGCGAGGCGGCGTTGGAGGTCCCCGGTGAGGCGGGCCACGTCCTTCGGCTGCACCTGTTCCACATCCTGCAGACGCTCTCGCCGCACACCGCGGAGCTGGACGTGGGCGTCCCGGCCCGCGGCCTCCACGGCGAGGCGTACCGCGGCCATGTCTTCTGGGACGAGCTCTTCGTGCTGTCGTATCTGAACCTCCACTTCCCCGAGGTGTCCCGGGCCCTGCTGCACTACCGCCACCGGCGGCTGCCCCAGGCGTGCCGCGCCGCCGCGGACGCCGGGCGGGCCGGGGCGATGTATCCGTGGCAGAGCGGCGGCGACGGGCGTGAGGAGACCCAGACGCTGCATCTGAACCCGCGCTCCGGCCGCTGGCTGCCGGACCACTCCCGGCTGCAGCACCATGTGGGCTCGGCGGTGGCGTACAACGTGTGGCAGTACTGCCAGGCCAGCGGCGACACCGACTTCCTGTACACCAAGGGCGCGGAGATGCTGGTGCAGATCGCCCGCTTCTGGGCGGACACCGCCGTGCTGGATCCGGACCACGCGCGGTACCGCATCCGTGGGGTGGTCGGGCCCGATGAGTACCACGACGGCTATCCCGGCACCGACCGCCCCGGCATCGACGACAACGCGTACACCAACGTCACCGCCGCCTGGGTGCTCGACCGGGCCCTGGAGCTGGCCCGCACCCTGCCCGAGCCGCGCCGCCGCGAGCTGTTCGAGCGGGTGGGCCTGGACCGCGCCGAGCCGGAGCGCTGGGAGGACGTCTCACGGCGGCTGCTGGTCCCCTTCCACCGGGGCATCATCAGCCAGTTCGAGGGCTACGGGGAGCTGGCCGAACTCGACTGGGACGGCTACCGCGCCCGCTACGGCGACATCCGCCGGCTGGACCGGATCCTGGAGTCCGAGGGCGACTCCGTCAACCGCTATCAGGCCTCCAAACAGGCCGACGCGCTGATGCTCGGCTACCTCTTCGCCCCCGCCGAGCTGGCGGGCCTCTTCCGGCGGCTCGGCTACGCCCTGGACGACGACGTCTGGGGGGCCACCGTGGCCTACTACCTGCCCCGGACCAGCCACGGCTCGACCCTCAGCGAGCTGGTCCACGGCTGGGTGCTGGTGCGGGCGCGCCGGGCCGAGGCATGGCGGCACTGCCAGGAGGCGCTGCTCGGCGACGTGGCGGACGTCCAGGGCGGCACCACCGGCGAGGGCATCCACCTCGGCGCCATGGGCGGCACCCTCGATCTGGTGCAGCGCGGCCTGACCGGGCTGGAGACCCGCGAGGACGCGCTGTGGCTGGACCCGGTGCCGCTCCCCGAGCTGTCCGGGCTGTCGGAGTACCGCTTCTCGGTGCGCTATCGCGGCCACTGGGGGGTCGCCCTGCGGGTGCGGGCCGGGAGGCTGTGGATCAGTGTGCCGGACTCGGAGGAGTCCCCGATCGAGGTGCGGCTCGCCGACCGCTCGCTGAGCGTCGCCCCGGGGGAATCCCGCTGGGTTCCGCTGCCGCCCGGCTGA
- a CDS encoding SLC13 family permease produces MSDELISILVLVVVFVIATTRSINMGALSFAAAFGVGELVADFSADHIFAGFPGDLFVVLVGVTYLFALARANGTTDWLVHASIRMVGGRVALIPWVMFAISGVLTAIGAVSPAAVAIVAPLALSFAARYRISPLLMGAMVVHGAQGGGFSPISIYGSIVNGIVDREKLPGNEVTLFLASLVVNLIIAAVVFVVCGGLKLPRTAVAAGEERADGAGEAPADAEGRLTPARIATLSALVVLVVAVLAFDLDAGLTSITLAVALSVFWPDHGKKAVNEVTWPTVLLICGVLTYVGVLDEMGTIDYAGKAVSDIGIPLLAALLLCYIGAIVSAFASSVGIMGALIPLAVPFLAQGDIGAVGMIAALAVSATVVDVSPFSTNGALVLANAPDVDRDRFFRQLMVYGGIMVVAVPPIVWLALVVPGLG; encoded by the coding sequence ATGTCCGACGAATTGATCTCGATACTCGTGCTGGTGGTGGTCTTCGTCATCGCCACCACCCGTTCGATCAACATGGGCGCCCTGTCCTTCGCCGCCGCCTTCGGCGTGGGCGAGCTGGTCGCCGACTTCAGCGCGGACCACATCTTCGCCGGGTTCCCGGGCGATCTGTTCGTGGTCCTGGTCGGGGTGACGTATCTGTTCGCCCTCGCCCGGGCGAACGGCACCACCGACTGGCTGGTGCACGCCTCGATCCGGATGGTGGGCGGGCGGGTCGCGCTGATCCCCTGGGTGATGTTCGCGATCAGCGGGGTGCTGACCGCGATCGGCGCGGTGAGTCCGGCGGCAGTCGCGATCGTCGCCCCTCTCGCGCTCTCCTTCGCCGCGCGGTACCGCATCAGCCCGCTGCTGATGGGGGCCATGGTGGTGCACGGCGCCCAGGGCGGCGGCTTCTCCCCCATCAGCATCTACGGCTCGATCGTCAACGGCATCGTGGACCGGGAGAAGCTGCCCGGCAACGAGGTCACGCTGTTCCTCGCGAGCCTGGTGGTCAACCTGATCATCGCCGCCGTCGTCTTCGTCGTCTGCGGCGGGCTGAAGCTCCCCAGGACCGCCGTCGCCGCCGGGGAGGAGCGGGCGGACGGGGCCGGGGAGGCACCGGCCGACGCGGAGGGCCGTCTCACCCCGGCCCGTATCGCCACGCTGAGCGCGCTGGTGGTGCTGGTGGTCGCGGTGCTCGCCTTCGACCTGGACGCCGGGCTCACCTCGATCACCCTCGCCGTGGCCCTGAGCGTCTTCTGGCCGGACCACGGCAAGAAGGCCGTGAACGAGGTCACCTGGCCCACCGTGCTGCTGATCTGCGGTGTGCTCACCTATGTCGGGGTGCTGGACGAGATGGGCACCATCGACTACGCGGGCAAGGCGGTCAGCGACATCGGGATTCCGCTGCTCGCCGCCCTGCTGCTCTGCTACATCGGCGCGATCGTCTCCGCCTTCGCCTCCTCGGTGGGCATCATGGGCGCGCTGATCCCGCTCGCCGTTCCCTTCCTGGCCCAGGGCGACATCGGCGCGGTGGGGATGATCGCGGCCCTCGCGGTGTCGGCGACCGTCGTCGACGTCAGCCCCTTCTCGACCAACGGGGCGCTGGTGCTGGCCAACGCGCCGGATGTGGACCGGGACCGGTTCTTCCGGCAGTTGATGGTCTACGGCGGGATCATGGTGGTCGCGGTGCCCCCGATCGTCTGGCTGGCCTTGGTGGTCCCCGGCCTCGGCTGA
- a CDS encoding FadR/GntR family transcriptional regulator yields MAGDALRPMNRQRLYEQVLERLRAYVEEGGLRAGDRLPTERELAQRLGISRASVKQAIVVLEVQGLVEVRQGGGMCLLRDSLDTEPVERLVERRRRLPDVLDAREALETKLAELAAERRTDDDLMALQQALIWMEDEIESGRHGVEGDRRFHAAVTAAAHSPLLGEFMRSIADQIAESREESLRQPGRPRRSLGQHQSILDAIAERRPKAAAAAMRRHVRTVAQVRLLNWNPDDAT; encoded by the coding sequence ATGGCCGGGGATGCGCTGCGCCCGATGAACCGTCAGCGTCTGTACGAGCAGGTGCTGGAGAGGCTGCGCGCCTACGTCGAGGAGGGCGGGCTGCGCGCGGGCGACCGGCTGCCGACCGAGCGCGAGCTGGCCCAGCGCCTCGGCATCAGCCGCGCCTCCGTCAAGCAGGCCATCGTCGTCCTCGAGGTGCAGGGGCTGGTCGAGGTGCGCCAGGGCGGCGGTATGTGCCTGCTGCGCGACAGCCTCGACACCGAGCCCGTCGAGCGACTGGTGGAGCGCCGCCGCAGGCTGCCCGATGTGCTCGACGCCCGCGAGGCGTTGGAGACCAAGCTGGCCGAACTCGCCGCCGAGCGCCGCACCGACGACGACCTCATGGCCCTCCAGCAGGCCCTGATCTGGATGGAGGACGAGATCGAGTCCGGGCGCCACGGCGTCGAGGGCGACCGCCGTTTCCACGCCGCCGTCACCGCGGCCGCGCACAGCCCGCTGCTCGGCGAGTTCATGCGCTCGATCGCCGACCAGATCGCCGAGAGCCGCGAGGAGTCGCTGCGCCAGCCCGGCCGCCCCAGGCGTTCGCTCGGCCAGCACCAGAGCATCCTGGACGCCATCGCCGAGCGCCGCCCCAAGGCCGCCGCCGCGGCCATGCGCCGCCATGTCCGCACCGTCGCCCAAGTGCGGCTGCTCAACTGGAATCCGGACGACGCCACCTGA
- a CDS encoding S1 family peptidase, with amino-acid sequence MRRKPVVRAGLSALLVLGALSGAGGAFSTAAAASGAAAPAAEPAAASAPSATLVRALGRDLGLTADQARERLTQEAAAMKLEPKAERAAGASYGGSWFDASSGKLVVGVTSAERTAPVRATGATTRIVKHSADALDAAKARLDDKARKKAAPAGVSSWSADPRAGGVVVKVREGSERDAAVRAFLREAERSSSVPVTVEKAPAQAPTTFAAGTVGGDPYYTGNVRCSIGFSVQGGFVTAGHCGQAGGSVSGWDGSYIGNFQGSSFPGNDYAYVSVGSGWWTVPVVLGWGTVPDQLVRGSAEAPIGASICRSGSTTHWHCGTVLAKNETVNYSQGAVYEMTKTSVCAEGGDSGGSFISGDQAQGVTSGGWGNCSSGGETWYQPINEILSVYGLRLHTA; translated from the coding sequence ATGAGACGGAAGCCCGTTGTCCGTGCCGGACTGTCCGCACTCCTCGTCCTCGGTGCCCTCTCGGGCGCCGGCGGGGCCTTCTCGACCGCCGCAGCGGCATCCGGCGCCGCCGCCCCCGCGGCGGAGCCCGCCGCCGCGTCGGCGCCGTCCGCCACGCTCGTCCGCGCGCTCGGCCGGGACCTCGGCCTGACCGCGGACCAGGCGCGCGAGCGGCTGACCCAGGAGGCCGCCGCCATGAAGCTGGAGCCCAAGGCCGAGCGTGCCGCGGGCGCCTCCTACGGCGGCTCCTGGTTCGATGCGAGCAGCGGAAAGCTGGTCGTCGGCGTCACCAGCGCCGAGCGGACCGCGCCGGTACGGGCCACGGGCGCCACCACCCGGATCGTGAAGCACAGCGCCGACGCGCTCGACGCGGCCAAGGCGCGCCTCGATGACAAGGCCCGTAAGAAGGCCGCCCCGGCCGGGGTGAGCAGCTGGAGCGCCGACCCCCGCGCGGGCGGCGTCGTGGTCAAGGTCCGTGAGGGCAGCGAGCGCGACGCCGCCGTGCGCGCCTTCCTCCGCGAGGCCGAGCGCTCGTCCTCGGTCCCGGTCACCGTCGAGAAGGCCCCCGCCCAGGCGCCGACGACCTTCGCCGCCGGTACGGTCGGCGGCGACCCGTACTACACCGGCAACGTCCGCTGCTCCATAGGCTTCTCGGTCCAGGGCGGCTTCGTCACCGCCGGACACTGCGGCCAGGCCGGGGGCTCCGTCAGCGGCTGGGACGGCTCGTACATCGGCAACTTCCAGGGCTCCTCCTTCCCCGGCAACGACTACGCCTACGTCAGCGTCGGCAGCGGCTGGTGGACCGTGCCGGTGGTGCTCGGCTGGGGTACCGTTCCCGACCAGCTGGTCCGCGGCTCCGCCGAGGCCCCGATCGGCGCCTCCATCTGCCGTTCCGGCTCCACCACCCACTGGCACTGCGGCACGGTCCTGGCCAAGAACGAGACCGTGAACTACAGCCAGGGCGCCGTGTACGAGATGACCAAGACCAGTGTGTGCGCCGAGGGCGGTGACTCCGGAGGCTCGTTCATCAGCGGCGACCAGGCCCAGGGCGTGACCTCGGGCGGCTGGGGCAACTGCTCCAGTGGCGGCGAGACCTGGTACCAGCCGATCAACGAGATCCTGTCGGTGTACGGCCTGCGGCTGCACACCGCCTGA
- a CDS encoding multicopper oxidase domain-containing protein, with product MSDAPGITSRRGLSRRLFTGGAAAAAVGPLALTTSAAAKAPKTPSGTVRTATAGGAVRHLKLYAEKLPDGQMGYGLEKGKATIPGPLIELTEGDTLHIEFENTMDVTASLHVHGLDYDVASDGTQLNRSAVEPGGTRTYTWRTHAPGKRADGTWRPGSAGYWHYHDHAVGTPHGTGGLRKGLYGPVVVRRAGDILPDKQFTIVFNDMTINNKAGHEAPEFRATVGDRVEIIMITHGEYYHTFHMHGHRWADNRTGLLAGPDDVSRVIDNKITGPADSFGFQVIAGENVGAGAWMYHCHVQSHSDMGMAGLFLVAKADGTIPGHDPHGLSAHQHG from the coding sequence ATGAGCGACGCACCCGGCATCACCTCCAGACGCGGTCTCAGCAGACGGCTCTTCACCGGCGGCGCGGCCGCCGCGGCCGTCGGACCGCTGGCCCTCACCACCTCCGCCGCCGCGAAGGCGCCGAAGACCCCGTCCGGCACGGTCCGGACGGCGACCGCGGGCGGGGCGGTCCGCCATCTCAAGCTCTACGCCGAGAAGCTGCCGGACGGCCAGATGGGCTATGGGCTAGAGAAGGGCAAGGCCACCATCCCCGGTCCGCTGATCGAGCTGACCGAGGGCGACACCCTGCACATCGAGTTCGAGAACACCATGGACGTCACGGCCAGCCTCCATGTGCACGGTCTGGACTACGACGTGGCCAGCGACGGCACCCAGCTCAACCGCAGCGCCGTGGAGCCGGGCGGCACCCGCACCTACACCTGGCGCACCCACGCCCCGGGCAAGCGCGCCGACGGCACCTGGCGGCCGGGCAGCGCGGGCTATTGGCACTACCACGACCACGCGGTGGGCACCCCGCACGGCACCGGCGGCCTCCGGAAGGGGCTGTACGGCCCCGTGGTGGTGCGGCGGGCTGGCGACATCCTGCCGGACAAGCAGTTCACCATCGTCTTCAATGACATGACGATCAACAACAAGGCGGGGCATGAAGCGCCCGAGTTCCGGGCGACGGTGGGCGACCGCGTCGAGATCATCATGATCACGCACGGCGAGTACTACCACACCTTCCATATGCACGGGCACCGCTGGGCGGACAACCGCACCGGGCTGCTGGCAGGCCCGGACGATGTGAGCCGGGTCATCGACAACAAGATCACCGGGCCGGCCGACTCCTTCGGCTTCCAGGTGATCGCCGGGGAGAACGTCGGCGCCGGCGCCTGGATGTATCACTGCCATGTCCAGAGCCACTCCGACATGGGCATGGCCGGGCTGTTCCTGGTCGCCAAGGCCGACGGCACCATCCCCGGCCACGACCCGCATGGGCTGTCCGCACACCAGCACGGATAG